One genomic segment of Anguilla anguilla isolate fAngAng1 chromosome 2, fAngAng1.pri, whole genome shotgun sequence includes these proteins:
- the LOC118221262 gene encoding muscarinic acetylcholine receptor M3 → MNLNTSSTEPSLYQSHSPPGMRAYQETDIRPRNPWLERQNGANNDSFSRSSNLTSLYNATLAPTVAYDPLGGHTIWQVILIIFFTGSLSLVTVIGNILVLVSFKVNKQLKTVNNYYLLSLAFADLIIGVISMNLYTTYIIMNQWALGNWACDLWLAIDYVASNASVMNLLVISFDRYFSVTRPLTYRAKRTTKRAVTMIVLAWFISFVLWAPAILLWQFFVGERTVPPGECQIQFLSEPIITFCTAIAAFYLPVTIMTVLYWRIYKETENRSKELAGLRVSGNQGEPTKQTGSSRSCSSYELNQPARKSSTRRLGGRFRFWPLTKSSKSSNEGEPEHSSSDSWNNNEAGASMEQSDSDEEEIPESRAIYSIVLNMPGMKRAINSQLTSSEDLDVSEEDPLKPNRDSRTLARDRSDKECNSYHQRFSKTPVQSMPSIELPKHPNTQAAPSKSPSMPISFKDAAMAKRFATKAKTQITKRKKMSLVKEKKAAQTLSAILFAFIITWTPYNIMVLVNTFCNDCIPATWWALGYWLCYVNSTVNPMCYALCNKTFRTTFKMILLCQWDDQKRNKSQFQQRQAVAFRRKMGETHSVAL, encoded by the coding sequence ATGAACCtgaacaccagcagcacagagcccagcTTATACCAGAGCCACAGTCCCCCAGGAATGAGAGCCTACCAAGAAACAGACATCCGTCCCAGAAACCCCTGGCTGGAACGTCAAAATGGGGCCAACAATGACTCCTTCAGCAGAAGCTCCAACCTGACTAGTCTGTACAATGCTACCCTAGCCCCCACTGTGGCTTACGACCCCCTTGGGGGTCACACCATCTGGCAGGTCATCCTAATCATCTTCTTCACGGGGTCCTTGTCCCTGGTGACTGTCATTGGCAACATCCTTGTCCTGGTGTCCTTCAAGGTTAACAAGCAGCTGAAGACGGTCAATAACTACTACCTGCTAAGCCTGGCGTTTGCTGACTTGATAATTGGTGTGATTTCTATGAACCTCTACACCACGTACATTATAATGAACCAGTGGGCCTTGGGCAACTGGGCCTGCGACTTGTGGCTCGCCATTGACTATGTGGCCAGCAATGCCTCTGTCATGAACCTGTTAGTCATCAGCTTTGACAGGTACTTTTCAGTCACCAGGCCCCTCACATACCGGGCCAAGAGAACCACCAAGAGAGCCGTGACCATGATCGTACTGGCGTGGTTCATCTCTTTTGTCCTCTGGGCCCCCGCCATTTTGCTCTGGCAGTTCTTTGTGGGGGAACGTACGGTCCCACCTGGAGAGTGCCAAATCCAGTTCCTCTCTGAGCCCATCATCACCTTCTGTACGGCAATAGCAGCATTTTACCTGCCGGTCACCATCATGACCGTGTTGTACTGGAGGATCTACAAGGAGACAGAGAACCGCTCGAAGGAACTGGCCGGTTTGCGCGTCTCGGGGAACCAGGGGGAGCCGACTAAACAGACCGGGAGCTcccgcagctgcagcagctaTGAGCTCAACCAGCCAGCACGGAAGAGCTCCACCCGGAGGCTGGGAGGTCGTTTCCGCTTTTGGCCCCTGACCAAATCGTCAAAATCCAGTAACGAGGGGGAGCCGGAGCACAGCAGCAGCGACAGCTGGAACAACAACGAGGCCGGGGCGTCTATGGAGCAGTCCGACTCGGACGAGGAGGAGATACCCGAGTCCCGTGCCATTTACTCCATCGTCCTGAACATGCCCGGCATGAAGCGGGCCATCAACTCTCAGCTCACGTCCTCCGAGGACCTGGATGTGTCAGAGGAGGATCCCCTCAAGCCCAACAGAGACAGCAGAACCTTAGCCAGAGACAGGAGTGACAAAGAGTGCAACAGCTACCACCAGCGCTTCTCCAAGACACCGGTCCAGTCCATGCCCTCCATAGAATTGCCCAAGCACCCAAACACCCAGGCCGCTCCCTCTAAGTCCCCCTCAATGCCTATATCCTTCAAGGACGCCGCCATGGCCAAGCGCTTCGCCACCAAGGCAAAAACTCAGATCACCAAACGCAAGAAAATGTCCCTGGTGAAGGAGAAGAAGGCCGCCCAGACCCTGAGCGCCATCCTGTTTGCCTTCATCATCACGTGGACGCCGTACAACATCATGGTGCTGGTGAACACCTTTTGCAACGACTGCATTCCTGCGACGTGGTGGGCCCTGGGCTACTGGCTCTGCTACGTGAACAGCACGGTGAACCCCATGTGCTACGCCCTCTGCAATAAGACCTTCCGGACCACTTTCAAAATGATCCTGCTGTGCCAGTGGGACGACCAGAAGCGCAACAAGTCGCAGTTTCAGCAGAGGCAGGCCGTGGCTTTCCGGCGAAAGATGGGGGAGACCCATAGCGTAGCCCTCTGA